In Cellvibrio polysaccharolyticus, a genomic segment contains:
- a CDS encoding UPF0149 family protein: MSRREFFKNSEWQQILTTFLESSGRPPFTMNFYQLDGYIKALTLLSDCCDDKWFPLIFGDQSPAWRDEQEALQIREGIQTLVDFHRQQLQQDCCDLPLDVDYSPNREERMDLEQWARGFLQGYSFQDDQWSSLLEFAPGIRVDGNLTTESLADEMDAVLYIVSTVADADFAVVQGVPEAELDSIFRRLPVALVSLGQSVKQRITLQPRIDTVTGIV, translated from the coding sequence ATGAGCAGGCGGGAGTTTTTTAAAAACAGTGAATGGCAGCAGATATTGACGACGTTTCTGGAGTCATCCGGGCGTCCGCCATTCACCATGAATTTTTATCAGCTCGACGGTTATATAAAAGCATTAACGCTCTTATCGGATTGTTGCGATGATAAGTGGTTTCCGCTGATATTCGGTGATCAGTCACCGGCATGGCGGGATGAGCAAGAAGCATTGCAGATTCGCGAAGGTATACAAACGCTGGTCGACTTTCACCGACAGCAATTACAACAGGATTGTTGTGACTTGCCACTGGATGTGGATTATTCGCCGAATCGTGAGGAGCGAATGGATCTTGAGCAATGGGCAAGAGGATTTTTGCAAGGCTATAGTTTTCAGGATGATCAATGGAGCAGTTTGTTGGAATTTGCGCCGGGGATAAGGGTTGATGGAAATTTAACAACCGAATCACTGGCCGATGAAATGGACGCTGTGCTATACATTGTATCAACTGTTGCAGATGCTGATTTTGCTGTGGTTCAAGGGGTTCCGGAAGCTGAACTCGATAGCATTTTCAGACGATTGCCTGTTGCCCTGGTTAGCCTTGGTCAATCAGTCAAACAACGCATCACGCTGCAACCCCGTATTGATACAGTCACCGGCATTGTTTGA
- a CDS encoding helix-turn-helix domain-containing protein encodes MTENLVFPPESEAAEIATADDIGLRLKCIRERNGLSQRELAKRAGITNSNISMIEQGLVSPSVNSLARVLGGIPMTLAQFFACNPLDIGQVVYRADHLAATAVILANGITRTTVATDKLDRQLTLQKMSFLPETDTGRQLLHTDTELSGTVVFGSLELTAGTLVQQLFAGDAFYLTAGQPYRLRNLSTAHAEVVITTPSGSKTC; translated from the coding sequence ATGACCGAGAATCTTGTTTTTCCTCCGGAAAGTGAAGCAGCGGAAATTGCTACTGCTGACGATATCGGTTTGCGTTTGAAATGCATTCGTGAGCGCAATGGCCTGTCGCAACGCGAGCTGGCCAAGCGCGCCGGCATCACCAACAGCAACATCTCCATGATTGAGCAGGGGCTGGTCAGCCCATCGGTCAATTCGCTGGCTCGGGTGCTTGGCGGAATTCCCATGACACTCGCACAATTTTTTGCCTGCAATCCACTCGATATCGGGCAGGTGGTTTATCGTGCTGACCATCTCGCCGCAACGGCTGTTATTCTGGCTAACGGTATCACCCGAACAACGGTTGCAACCGACAAGTTGGATCGGCAGCTGACCTTGCAAAAAATGTCTTTTCTTCCTGAAACGGATACGGGCAGACAGTTGCTGCACACCGACACCGAGTTGAGCGGAACAGTGGTTTTTGGTTCGCTGGAGTTAACTGCCGGTACGCTGGTGCAGCAATTATTTGCTGGCGATGCGTTCTATTTAACGGCGGGTCAACCTTACCGATTGCGCAATCTTTCTACCGCTCATGCAGAAGTCGTTATCACTACGCCTTCGGGCAGCAAAACCTGCTGA
- the fadA gene encoding acetyl-CoA C-acyltransferase FadA encodes MSLHPRDAVIVDYARSAMGRSKNGCFRHVRADDISAAIIKGLLARNEGLDPATIDDLLWGCVMQREEQGFNIARNILLLTGLPHTIPAQTINRLCGSSMSALHIATANIRAGLGDVYLIGGVEHMGHLPMYESINPNPLTGLSVAKAAGNMGMTAEYLALLHGVTRQQMDEFGARSHQLAAKARADGSFAREIIPVAGHDNQGIPILVEHDETIRPDTTVEALSKLPPVFDPKNGQVTAGTSSQVSDGASVMLVMSAERAQALGLKPIAKITSLGLAGVDPSIMGYGPVPATEKALKTAGLTIDDIQAVELNEAFAAQAIPVLKDLKLLEHMDSKVNLHGGAIALGHPFGCSGVRITGSLLTVMEQRDLTLGISTMCIGLGQGITTVLERL; translated from the coding sequence GTGAGTTTACATCCAAGAGATGCCGTGATTGTCGATTACGCTCGCAGCGCCATGGGGCGCTCCAAAAATGGTTGCTTCCGCCACGTGCGTGCCGATGATATATCGGCTGCCATTATTAAAGGCTTGCTGGCGCGCAATGAGGGGCTTGACCCTGCCACCATTGACGACCTGTTATGGGGTTGCGTGATGCAACGCGAAGAGCAGGGTTTTAATATTGCGCGCAATATTTTGTTACTGACCGGCTTGCCGCATACCATCCCCGCGCAAACGATCAACCGCTTGTGCGGTTCTTCGATGTCGGCACTGCACATAGCGACCGCCAATATCCGTGCCGGGCTGGGTGATGTTTATTTGATTGGTGGCGTTGAGCACATGGGGCATTTGCCCATGTACGAATCCATCAACCCCAATCCGTTAACCGGCCTGAGTGTTGCCAAAGCCGCCGGTAATATGGGTATGACAGCAGAATATCTGGCGCTGTTACACGGCGTTACTCGCCAGCAAATGGATGAGTTTGGGGCGCGCTCTCATCAGTTGGCGGCCAAGGCGCGTGCTGATGGCAGTTTTGCCCGGGAAATTATTCCGGTGGCCGGCCACGACAACCAGGGTATTCCCATTCTGGTGGAGCACGATGAAACCATTCGACCGGATACCACTGTAGAAGCGCTTTCAAAACTGCCGCCGGTGTTTGATCCTAAAAATGGCCAGGTAACGGCTGGTACTTCGTCGCAAGTGTCTGATGGTGCTTCGGTTATGTTGGTGATGTCTGCCGAGCGCGCTCAGGCATTGGGTTTGAAGCCAATCGCCAAAATTACTTCGTTAGGCCTGGCCGGTGTTGACCCGTCGATCATGGGTTATGGCCCGGTGCCGGCCACCGAAAAAGCACTAAAAACTGCCGGTTTGACGATTGATGACATTCAGGCGGTTGAGTTGAATGAGGCGTTTGCTGCCCAGGCCATTCCGGTGTTGAAGGATTTGAAATTGCTTGAGCACATGGATTCCAAAGTCAATTTGCATGGCGGTGCCATTGCGCTGGGTCATCCGTTTGGTTGCTCCGGTGTGCGCATTACCGGCTCGTTACTGACGGTGATGGAACAGCGCGATTTAACTCTCGGTATATCCACCATGTGTATCGGACTGGGGCAGGGTATTACGACGGTGTTGGAACGCTTATAA
- the fadB gene encoding fatty acid oxidation complex subunit alpha FadB codes for MFQGKAISLTRLASGIVELIIDLKDESVNKFNLLTVSELSKALDILEQTSDIKGLLVTSGKDVFVVGADISEFGAAFAAGPEGVINHLATNNRNYNRLEDLPFPSVVAVNGYALGGGFELCLACDYRVASSKAKVGLPETKLGIIPGWGGTVRLPRLAGLETAVEWIASGKENSAADALTARVVDGVVEPEVLRDAALATLQLAIDGKFDYKARRQQKTSPLQLNFIESMMAFETSKAFVGAQAGRNYPAPVAAIKAMQKAADKSRDEALQIEAEAFAKMAQTPIAPALVGIFLNDQLLAKKAKSWEKKSDKKIERAAVLGAGIMGGGIAYQSASRGVPLRMKDVARKGLDVGLAEANKLLTKRVERKKMTPSEMGDVLNRIEPMLSYDGFDDTDIVVEAVVENPEVKRKVLAEVEQAVNADTVLTSNTSTISISWLAEALQRPENFCGMHFFNPVPVMPLVEVIRGEKTSDRAIARTVAYANAMGKKPIVVKDCPGFLVNRVLFPYFAGFSLLVRDGMDYQRIDKVMETWGWPMGPAYLLDVVGLDTAVHAEKVMAKGFPDRMQRDYQSAIEALYEAERLGQKNGKGFYDYQTDKKGKPEKVASDVAVKQVQGVVQGDANDISDEDIIARLMVPMATELMRCLEEGIVESPAEADMALVYGIGFPPFRGGVLRWIDTIGLATFADMAKKFESLGALYTPPASFADQLTNNKKFYG; via the coding sequence ATGTTTCAAGGAAAAGCCATTTCCCTCACCCGGCTAGCGTCGGGTATTGTTGAACTCATCATTGATCTCAAAGATGAGTCAGTTAACAAATTCAATTTACTCACGGTATCCGAGCTTTCCAAAGCGCTGGATATTCTGGAGCAAACCTCCGACATCAAGGGCTTGCTTGTCACCAGCGGCAAGGATGTATTTGTCGTGGGGGCAGATATCAGCGAGTTTGGTGCGGCTTTCGCAGCCGGCCCTGAGGGGGTCATCAATCACCTCGCCACCAACAACCGCAATTACAACCGGCTGGAAGATTTACCTTTTCCTTCCGTTGTTGCCGTTAACGGTTATGCACTGGGTGGCGGTTTTGAATTGTGTCTGGCTTGCGATTACCGCGTGGCCAGCAGCAAAGCCAAAGTGGGCTTGCCGGAAACCAAACTGGGCATTATTCCGGGGTGGGGCGGCACGGTTCGCTTGCCGCGCCTGGCCGGGCTTGAAACCGCTGTGGAGTGGATTGCTTCCGGTAAGGAAAACAGCGCCGCCGATGCGCTGACTGCCCGCGTAGTAGACGGTGTGGTTGAGCCGGAGGTGTTGCGAGATGCGGCGCTGGCTACCTTGCAATTGGCCATTGATGGCAAATTCGATTACAAGGCGCGCCGGCAACAAAAAACGTCTCCGCTGCAGTTGAATTTCATTGAATCGATGATGGCTTTTGAAACCTCAAAGGCCTTCGTTGGTGCTCAGGCCGGTCGTAATTATCCGGCGCCGGTGGCCGCTATTAAAGCGATGCAAAAAGCGGCGGATAAATCCCGTGATGAAGCGCTGCAAATTGAAGCCGAAGCGTTTGCCAAAATGGCACAGACGCCAATCGCCCCGGCGTTGGTGGGTATTTTTCTTAATGACCAGTTACTGGCAAAAAAAGCCAAAAGCTGGGAGAAAAAATCCGACAAAAAAATTGAACGCGCGGCCGTGTTGGGCGCGGGCATCATGGGCGGCGGTATTGCCTATCAGTCGGCGAGCCGCGGTGTTCCATTGCGTATGAAAGACGTTGCCCGAAAGGGGTTGGATGTCGGTTTGGCTGAGGCCAACAAACTCCTTACCAAACGCGTTGAACGCAAAAAAATGACGCCATCGGAAATGGGCGATGTGTTAAATCGCATTGAACCGATGCTGAGTTACGACGGCTTTGATGATACCGATATCGTGGTAGAAGCCGTTGTTGAAAACCCTGAAGTAAAACGTAAAGTGTTGGCCGAAGTTGAGCAGGCGGTTAATGCCGACACTGTTTTAACCTCCAACACCTCAACCATTTCCATTTCCTGGTTGGCCGAAGCTTTGCAGCGGCCGGAAAATTTCTGCGGCATGCATTTTTTCAACCCGGTGCCGGTAATGCCGCTGGTAGAAGTCATTCGTGGTGAAAAAACCTCTGATCGTGCTATCGCCAGAACCGTGGCCTACGCCAATGCGATGGGTAAAAAGCCGATCGTGGTAAAAGATTGCCCGGGCTTTCTGGTGAACCGCGTTTTGTTTCCTTATTTTGCCGGTTTCTCGCTGCTGGTTCGCGATGGTATGGATTATCAGCGTATCGACAAGGTGATGGAAACCTGGGGTTGGCCCATGGGGCCTGCGTATCTGTTGGACGTTGTAGGGCTTGATACCGCTGTACACGCTGAAAAAGTGATGGCCAAAGGCTTCCCGGATCGCATGCAGCGCGACTACCAATCGGCCATTGAAGCGTTGTACGAAGCAGAGCGTCTCGGTCAGAAAAATGGCAAGGGTTTCTACGATTACCAGACAGACAAAAAAGGTAAGCCGGAAAAAGTTGCCAGCGACGTGGCGGTAAAACAGGTGCAAGGTGTTGTGCAGGGCGATGCAAACGATATCAGTGATGAAGATATTATCGCGCGCCTGATGGTTCCTATGGCAACCGAATTGATGCGCTGCCTGGAAGAGGGGATTGTTGAATCGCCGGCTGAGGCGGACATGGCGCTGGTGTACGGTATTGGTTTCCCGCCGTTCCGCGGCGGTGTTTTGCGCTGGATTGATACCATCGGTCTGGCAACCTTTGCTGACATGGCAAAAAAATTCGAGTCGCTCGGTGCGCTGTACACACCGCCGGCCAGTTTTGCTGACCAGCTGACCAACAACAAAAAGTTTTACGGCTAA
- a CDS encoding MmcQ/YjbR family DNA-binding protein, whose amino-acid sequence MDFLSAQKYLSGKPQARENFPFGPEVAVYKVCHKMFATLTVESGLPRVNLKCDPDEALALRDKYPAVQPGHHMNKKHWNTVYLDGSINSADIERMIDNSYDLVVNNLPTDERVKLLGK is encoded by the coding sequence ATGGATTTTTTATCTGCACAAAAATATTTATCGGGTAAACCACAGGCGCGGGAAAATTTTCCTTTCGGCCCGGAAGTAGCGGTTTACAAGGTATGTCATAAAATGTTCGCTACGCTGACGGTAGAATCGGGGTTGCCCCGGGTCAATCTCAAGTGCGATCCCGATGAAGCGCTGGCGCTGCGCGACAAGTATCCGGCCGTTCAGCCGGGTCATCACATGAACAAGAAGCATTGGAATACCGTCTATCTGGATGGCAGCATCAACAGCGCTGACATTGAGCGTATGATCGATAATTCCTATGATCTGGTGGTAAATAATTTGCCGACCGACGAGCGGGTCAAGCTGCTCGGAAAGTAA
- a CDS encoding SDR family oxidoreductase, which translates to MGTVLITGAAGGIGLELTRHYLRGGHQVFAVCRKATAELNASGATVIANIDVIDEQSYSALTQSLSGIELDILINNAGVFGDNTLGSIDYENIEYQFKVNAVAPLRVTEALLSSLKPGSKIAMITSRMGSIADNGSGAYYGYRMSKAALNAAGVSLARDLAGKGIAVGLFHPGFVQTRMVGFAGDISPELSAQRLAQRIEALSLQNTGGFWHSSGDKLPW; encoded by the coding sequence ATGGGGACTGTTTTAATAACCGGTGCTGCAGGTGGTATCGGTCTGGAGTTAACCCGGCATTACTTGCGTGGCGGCCATCAGGTGTTTGCGGTATGCCGTAAGGCAACTGCCGAGCTGAACGCCAGTGGTGCAACGGTTATTGCCAATATTGATGTCATTGACGAGCAAAGTTACAGCGCGTTAACGCAGTCCCTCTCCGGCATCGAACTGGATATCCTGATCAATAATGCCGGCGTTTTTGGAGACAATACGCTGGGGTCAATTGACTACGAAAATATTGAATATCAATTTAAAGTTAATGCTGTTGCACCTTTGCGGGTAACTGAAGCATTGCTTTCTTCCTTGAAGCCCGGTTCCAAAATTGCCATGATTACCAGCCGCATGGGTTCCATTGCTGACAATGGTTCCGGTGCCTATTACGGTTATCGCATGAGCAAGGCCGCACTCAATGCTGCCGGTGTGTCACTGGCGCGTGATCTGGCCGGAAAAGGTATCGCGGTAGGTTTATTTCACCCGGGTTTTGTACAAACCCGTATGGTGGGTTTTGCCGGGGATATTTCTCCGGAGCTGTCCGCTCAGCGGCTCGCGCAACGCATCGAAGCGCTCTCCTTGCAAAATACCGGCGGGTTCTGGCATTCAAGTGGTGATAAGCTACCCTGGTAG
- a CDS encoding NAD-dependent malic enzyme: MKKRPIYIPFAGPALLEAPLLNKGSAFSEYERQQFNLEGLLPYNIETIEEQAARAYQQLCAFQTDIDKHIYLRNIQDTNETLYFRLVTDHLQEVMPLIYTPTVGQACQQFSKIYRRKRGLFVSWPDRDRIEDMLQNATKQNVKVIVVTDGERILGLGDQGIGGMGIPIGKLALYTACGGISPAYTLPITLDLGCNNPELIDDPMYMGWRHPRISGEEYYEFVDTFIQAVKRRWPHVLLQFEDFSQTHANPLLARYRDELCCFNDDIQGTAAVALGTLLSACMAKGERLRDQRIVFAGAGSAGCGIAEQLIAQMRDEGLTDAEARQRIFLLNRSGLVTSSTPELLSFQQVLSVPDELLQGWQRDENNTSGAFDLLDVVNNVRPTVLVGVSAQAGLFTQKIIQNMQRHCERPIVLPLSNPTSKVEAFPADILRWTDGKAMVATGSPFLPVEIEGQQIAIAQCNNSYIFPGVGLGVIAAKATRITDGMMMAASRALAAASPVAQTGSGALLPALGDIRAVSKVIAKAVFLQAVSDGVAMPVPEDVIDNAIEANFWQPEYRNYRRTSF, translated from the coding sequence GTGAAAAAACGTCCTATCTATATTCCCTTTGCCGGCCCCGCATTGCTGGAGGCGCCTCTGCTGAATAAAGGCAGCGCGTTCAGCGAATACGAGCGTCAGCAATTCAACCTTGAAGGGTTGTTGCCTTACAATATTGAAACCATCGAAGAGCAGGCAGCCAGGGCGTACCAGCAGTTGTGTGCGTTTCAAACCGATATCGACAAACATATTTATCTGCGCAATATTCAGGATACCAATGAAACCCTTTACTTCCGCCTGGTAACTGATCATTTGCAAGAAGTCATGCCGCTGATTTACACCCCGACCGTGGGGCAGGCGTGTCAGCAATTTTCGAAAATTTATCGTCGCAAGCGCGGTCTGTTTGTCTCCTGGCCGGATCGTGATCGCATCGAAGATATGCTGCAAAATGCGACCAAACAAAATGTGAAAGTCATCGTTGTCACCGATGGCGAACGCATTCTCGGGTTGGGCGATCAGGGCATTGGCGGCATGGGTATTCCTATCGGCAAGCTCGCCTTGTACACCGCTTGCGGCGGCATCAGCCCGGCCTACACTTTGCCCATTACGCTGGATCTTGGTTGTAATAACCCCGAGTTGATTGATGATCCCATGTACATGGGCTGGCGTCATCCGCGTATCAGCGGTGAAGAATATTATGAATTCGTAGACACCTTTATTCAGGCGGTGAAGCGCCGCTGGCCGCATGTGCTGCTGCAATTTGAAGACTTCTCGCAAACCCATGCCAACCCGCTACTGGCGCGCTATCGCGATGAACTTTGCTGCTTCAACGATGACATTCAGGGCACTGCCGCCGTGGCATTGGGAACTCTCCTGTCAGCGTGTATGGCCAAAGGCGAACGGCTGCGTGATCAACGCATTGTCTTTGCCGGTGCCGGTTCAGCCGGATGCGGTATTGCCGAGCAATTGATTGCGCAAATGCGCGATGAAGGATTGACGGATGCAGAAGCGCGGCAGCGAATTTTTCTATTAAACCGCTCCGGGCTTGTCACCAGCAGCACGCCGGAGCTGCTGTCTTTTCAGCAGGTATTAAGTGTTCCCGACGAACTGCTGCAAGGTTGGCAGCGGGATGAAAATAACACCTCTGGCGCTTTCGATTTGCTGGATGTGGTGAACAATGTGCGGCCCACCGTATTGGTCGGGGTGTCGGCACAGGCCGGTTTGTTCACGCAAAAAATTATCCAGAATATGCAGCGCCATTGTGAGCGCCCGATTGTATTGCCGCTTTCCAACCCCACCTCAAAAGTTGAGGCTTTTCCGGCAGATATTTTGCGCTGGACGGATGGTAAGGCCATGGTCGCTACCGGCAGCCCGTTTTTACCGGTTGAGATTGAAGGGCAACAAATTGCTATTGCCCAATGTAATAACAGTTATATTTTCCCGGGCGTAGGGCTCGGGGTTATTGCTGCCAAAGCTACCCGTATTACCGATGGTATGATGATGGCCGCCAGTCGTGCGCTGGCAGCGGCATCACCGGTGGCACAAACCGGCAGCGGCGCGTTGCTGCCTGCGTTGGGCGATATCCGTGCAGTAAGCAAGGTTATTGCCAAAGCCGTGTTTTTACAGGCGGTTTCCGATGGCGTGGCAATGCCGGTACCGGAGGACGTTATTGATAACGCCATTGAAGCCAATTTCTGGCAGCCGGAATACCGCAACTACCGACGCACATCGTTTTAA
- a CDS encoding lytic murein transglycosylase, producing the protein MSQKIKCISGALLLGLAMHSFAQAPEETGNFDQCLNTLIATANENEISKSTIENTLAKVKYSARVIELDRQQPEFTTSFADYLNRRVTQDRVDKGRALLQKHQALLEQISKEYGVPSQYLVAFWGLETNYGSFFGKMSVLDSLATLACDPRRSDYFTGELMSALKIIDEGAISPDKMEGSWAGAMGHVQFMPSAFLRHAVDYDGDGKRDLWNSIPDAMASAANFLRSLGWEKGSRWGREVSLPLDFDFLEAGLNQSRTLTEWRDAGVKQAKGDVLSAADDLTASLLVPAGYQGPAFLVYDNFRVIMKWNRSEYYAIAVGHLADRITGGGKLIQQPATDAPRLSRQQVLDLQLKLAKADIDVGEPDGIFGPATRRALGEYQQKHGMIADGFADSNTLQKLGINL; encoded by the coding sequence ATGAGTCAAAAAATAAAGTGTATCAGTGGTGCCCTTTTACTCGGTCTGGCGATGCACAGCTTCGCTCAGGCGCCAGAGGAAACAGGCAACTTTGATCAATGCCTGAACACTTTGATTGCTACCGCAAACGAAAATGAAATTTCCAAATCCACCATTGAAAACACCCTGGCAAAGGTTAAATACTCTGCCCGGGTCATTGAGCTGGATCGTCAGCAGCCGGAATTCACCACCTCCTTTGCCGATTATTTGAATCGCCGCGTCACTCAGGACCGGGTAGACAAAGGCCGCGCATTGCTGCAAAAACATCAGGCCTTGCTGGAACAAATCAGCAAGGAATATGGCGTACCCTCGCAATATCTGGTCGCTTTCTGGGGGCTGGAAACCAACTACGGCAGCTTCTTCGGCAAGATGTCAGTACTCGATTCGCTGGCTACACTGGCTTGTGATCCGCGTCGTAGCGATTACTTCACCGGCGAGTTGATGAGCGCCCTGAAAATTATTGATGAAGGCGCTATCAGCCCCGATAAGATGGAGGGCTCCTGGGCGGGTGCCATGGGCCACGTACAATTTATGCCCTCGGCCTTTTTACGCCATGCGGTGGATTACGATGGCGATGGCAAGCGCGACCTCTGGAACAGCATCCCCGATGCCATGGCATCGGCGGCAAACTTCCTGCGCAGCCTTGGTTGGGAAAAAGGCAGCCGCTGGGGCCGCGAAGTGTCATTACCGCTCGATTTCGACTTCCTTGAAGCAGGTTTGAACCAGAGCCGCACACTGACCGAATGGCGTGATGCCGGGGTTAAACAGGCCAAAGGTGATGTATTGTCAGCAGCGGATGATCTCACCGCTTCCTTGCTGGTGCCCGCCGGTTATCAGGGCCCTGCCTTTCTGGTTTACGATAATTTCCGCGTGATCATGAAATGGAACCGTTCAGAGTATTACGCCATTGCCGTCGGCCATCTGGCTGACCGTATCACCGGCGGCGGGAAATTGATTCAACAACCGGCAACGGACGCACCTCGCCTGAGCCGCCAGCAAGTGCTGGATTTACAACTTAAACTGGCGAAAGCCGATATTGATGTGGGCGAACCCGATGGTATTTTCGGCCCTGCCACACGCCGTGCGCTCGGTGAATACCAACAGAAACACGGTATGATTGCCGACGGTTTTGCAGATTCCAATACCCTGCAGAAACTGGGTATCAACCTGTAA